The Magallana gigas chromosome 6, xbMagGiga1.1, whole genome shotgun sequence genome includes the window tacccctgaaaaacagttactatatacatgtaactctatacgaaaaaaaagtccagcattttgactgttggactggaactgttagattggaactgttaaaaaagactgttgaccggtgacgtcacattccgcgaaaaaatgttattgattagaaggggtataaaaaaaacagttgCTGACTCTGTCTCgggatctgtcggaccggctcgcaaactgttgacCGCAGccttcggggggggggggggggggggctggtgtggtatataacttcaattcaatcctaatttccttcttttcatatcatttttttacatactcctaaacattcaattttttatatgtaaatttaaaaaaatgtgttgttgcgagaaaaagggggggggcagtccccccccccttgcccccccccccccatccgaatgctacgtgcctgcgtaagcgatgacgtaaataactcttcgcgactccaaaacaaggtgacgtcataatagacagtcagtaaAAGCAAGTTAACAACGCACGCGCAATGCGaaggtttgctatcataacggatagaTTTGCAAATTACtgtaaagtaaattttaaactagatgctgtcattatagagagtaatacccacatcaagtgtttgcccctaaataacactgtttagtACTAGtttaatatatacttttatattaaaataatagactcgattttttttaggctttaataccgagaaattggatgagtactgtcttttgttttatatattttaaacataattggtacttgaagattaccaattcgtttttatttttcctcaatcacgcttcgctaattaataatcaactcaacgaaaattcctctcaaaattccggaaatcatctgaaaaatCACGGTAAATCATCTGGTAAATCACGGGATAATCTTTGGTTTATGTTTccaaaatatcacatttgcaaactcagaaacgatattacaaatacgtgtcAATTATCATTGAAAAAAGGTATAGTGCCTTTCATTTCGCCTACACCTGTGTTTGGACGGAAAGTACCTGTTATCAAAAATAGCTTCAGGTACCTAGATGTCGCACTATGATTTTTGAAACCTGGATAACTTTGCAATAACTTTGCTAGGTCAATGTATTCATTATTCCATTTATTTATAGCGTTGTGAGTGGAACACTAGTACCAAGATCAGATGTAATGCTAACAAGAGGATTAATATGCGTACAGTGTTGAGCCACCAGAGGTGATGTCCTCGGGGTTGACCTAGTTGAGGCTTTGAAACAGGCATAGTTGACATCTGTGCAGCAGGTAGTGTGCCAGACCTTCCACAGGCATAAGGGGCACTGCCTTGAATTTTGGTATTGTTGAGGACATTTGAAGTCGGAGTTTGGTCTGTAGCCTGATTATCCTGGGCTTGTGCAAgtggattttattttgcatggccGTGACAATCCCGCTCTTAGCCTTCCATTGCTCGTTCTCTTGCAATTAAACAACACAATTATTCAGACTTTACTTACAAATAACTCAATAATTTGtaaatctatatataaaaaaataatctgcGTACAcctcgattttttttaaaaattagccaataaaatgaaaatacgtTGACGAAATTTTAAAGCTTTAATTTAATAAGATTACaactttactttatttttttttttatagattttaataACGCTAATTTATTCTCTGTCACTATATTTTTTACTTAGTTTACTTACTTAGGCCTGTCGTTCTGTGAGGGATGTTTTTGGTGTCCTGCAGGTCTCCGCTCTAAACAGTTGGATGGACTTAACGTTGGAGTTAAGGATCCCCAGCTCGGTGGTAATGCGGATATTCTTAGACGACCATATGTTTTTAAGCATGGAAAATGCGGTCCTTGACTTGCCAATCCTTGATTTGATGTCAGAGTCTGTGCCACCTAGTCTGTCCACCACACTTCTTAGGTAATGAAGGTCTCGACTTCTTTGATGGACTTATCACCAACTGTACTGGGCACAGGTGTTAATCCTCATCATTTCTATTGATGTAGTTGCCAGGCGAGTTGTTTGTCCTGCATCTGATTGTGGTTGTGTGAAAGAAGAGCCATGTCATCAGCAAGGTCTAGTCGTCAAGTTGTGTCAGGAGTGTTCACTGTATTCCATTCCTCCAGTCTGATGTAGCAGTCTTCAGAAGCTAATCGATAACAAGGAGGAAGAGAAATGGCAACCGCAAACATCCTTCTGTTTTGACTTCGAAACTGGCAGACATTTGGCCAGCATAGGTTGCCTTGGTATTTGATGCGAAATAGGGAGACATGTTTCTCGGGTATTCCAAAGTGTCTCGGTATCTTCCAGAGAGTCTCTCTGTCCACACTGTCAAACTTTTTCTCATAATCAATAAAGTTGACATAAAGTGGGAACTTCCATACCAGTGATTGTTCAATTATGAAACGTAGGCTAGCTATCTGGTCAGCACACGATCTGTTGCTTCTGAATCCAGCCTGCTGATTACGGAGTTTTGGGTTGACTGCCTTGCTTATTCTCTCATCAAGAAGTCTCCTGTTGAGGACCTTGCCTGGCACTGACAATAGCATAATTCCCCGGTACTTACTACACTCCCTTAGGTCCTCTTTCTTTGGCAGCTTGTTAAATATGCCTTCTTTCCAATCCTCCGGAATACACTCTGCTACAAGATCTTTTCGAAGAGGTTATACAGGATGCTAACAGATGTTTCAGTATCAGCTTTGATGGCTTCTGCTGGAATCTCAACAGGCCCTGCCGCTTTTCCGTTCTTTAGCATGTTGATTGCTCGCCTGATCTCTGTTTTTGTTGAAATGTCACAGTTGATCGAAAGATCAGTGTCGGCTGGCTGTATGTCTGGAGGTCTTTCAGGTGCTGGTCTATTTAAAATCTCCTCAAAGTGCCCTACCCATCTTTTAGTTGTTCATTGGTTGTCGCAAAAGGGTTCCCATTTTTGTCTTTTACTGGCTTGTGTGTCTGTTGAAACTTGTTGGAGAGCTTCTTGGTGACTATGTATAGTTTACTCAAGTTCCCCTGTCCTCCTGCCTCTTCAGCTTCTTTGGCTAGATTGCCAATATGATCACTTTTATCTATCCtaatgtttttctttacttCTTTGTCTGCTGTGTATTCCTCCTGAGCTTTTGCTTTTGCTGCCCTTGTACGGCTGTTGTTCAGTACCACTTTCTTTTCCTTCCTAAAATCTAGCTGCTTCAGTGTGTCTGCAGATGTCAACTCTTTGTGCTGTGTCTTTCATCTTCCAAGGACTTCTTCACATGTGTCAAGACACATCTAGCTGATATGCTCCATTGAGTTGCGATGTTGGTGTCAGTGCTTTCTAGCTGATCTTGTAATGGTTGGAATCTGTTAGACAGGTTGAGGTGGAATGCTGTCTTCACTTCCTTAGTCTTCAGGAGACGGCCTTTGTACTTTTTCATCTtgtttgttatgtaattgaACTTCTTGAAGAGGAATCTAACTGCTGTCATCAGTAGATGGTGGTCTGATGGAATATCTGCTCCTCTCATCACTCCGACATCCTTCCATGCTCTAcagaatttcttgtttatgcaGATGTGGTCGATCTGATTCTCTGTTACGCGGTCTGATGATCTCGATGTGGCCTTGTGAATTCGTTTGTGAAAGAAGATGCTTCCTCCTATCACAAACTGGTTATGAAAGCACTGATGAGCTAATCTCTCAACATACTCGTTCATGCGGCCCAATCATTGAGTGCCCATGACTTCATTGTAGCCAGTGTTGTCGGCTCCAATCTCTGCATTGAAATCGCCCATAAGTATCGTCATGTCTTCCTTCCCTACTTTATCAAAGACTGTCAGCAATTGCTAGTAGAGGGCATCTTTCTTTTCATCATTACCGTCGTTGGTTGGATGATGTTCAGTTTAATCTTGCTATTCTTTGTGCTGAATATTGCTGTTATTATCCTGAAATAAAACATGTTCCCATCCAATAAGAGCTCTATGCCTCCAGGGGTAGCACCAGTACTACGCCTTCTATGTGGAGGGGCTCCCTCTTGAGTGTGTAAAGAATACAACAGCGTTTTTCCAGTGGTTAGTCATATCTGTCCAGATTGCAGCCACATCATCTCACTAAGTCCTTAGAAACAGAAATTGTAGTACTTCATCCCATTCGGCACTTGTGCTGTTCTCCCTGCTTCATACATTGTTCTGGTGTTCCAAATACCAATTCGGACGTCTTTCTAGGGTGTCAGAAAGGGAATCAACCCTGCAGCTTTCTTTTGGCTTTCGTTGCACAGCATTATTCTTCTTCTTGAGGAAGTTAAGGCTCAATCTGGCCCAGGGAATATTGACTTTGGTTAGTTGTTGATGCtttgtaacaatttgttttccTAGGTTGGTTTGTTGGCCCTACGCAAACCTCTAAAGACCTTTAGAAAAGGTGGCTTGATATTTGGACTTTACTTCCTAGACTGCTTTCCATCCCTGGATGTTGAGCACAGTCCACCATCCGTTTTGGctttttatattgatatttccCTCACCTAGCCGTTCCCATATGAGGGTATGGCCACAAGGCAGTGGAGATTTGGAATCAGACgcagctatgttaaggctgtccgaagctaaatTTATATCGGAAAAAAAACACTATTTTAATCGtcgaaaaaatactttaaagacCGGGTTTGAACCTAGTTAAATATCCACACGGACGGCAATTAAGCATATAAGGAAGCAGGCCCCTCCTCCAAACTGATAACACTGCAGAGTGAATCTATTAATAGATAGCTGCATACCAGAAGCACGTGCTGATCAGAGAACTACATAATTTTAATGGTCATTTAATAATGGAACGGTGTGCATAGTTCCTTTCCCTGATTTTCATCTTTAAGTGATAAGCCTCTACACATGCATGTACTTCTTAATTGATCACTGCCAATACAAGCATCGATCCCTTTTGTTGTTATGTTTTTTGTATCTAGAGCTTTGTTAAAACATCTATCATAGTAAGCATCATTTCTTcgcatacatgtaattatttagaaaatacttaatactttaaaaaaacaccAAGAAATTCACTGGTCAGAATAACTCTTATCGACGACAGTGTGGGTTAGGTGCAAGAGGAGGCTAATGCACAACTAGTCCTGACTCAGTGGGGAATCCCTCCCGCCAAATGTCAATAACTCAGTCTTCAAATCTGCAACTGTGAAAGAGGTTCCAGGGAGGAAAAACTATCTTTACCTGATGATTTTGCATGTGGGCCTGAACTTTGATTATcagaaatgtttgaaaaaaatattcacatacaATTTATTAAATCAGATGTTAAGGTTGCAAACTGTAGTTTACTGTAGTAGATTACAAGCTCAAGTTTCCTTTTGGTTTACCTCTGCCCTAATAAAATTCCCTCCAAAACATTCTTGAAATCCAAATTATGGCggaaaaaattaaacagggtgaattggaagaaaaagaaattgtaaagtTTTTCAACTCATAAATTGGGATGTAGAAGAATTACCGACTAGTGATCTAAGATAGTGAAAATGTTGGTGAGACAGATGAAGACTGGTGATTTACAGGGGAGTTTGTTGAACGTTAATTCTGCACGATTCTGTCAGAACAGCAATAACATAGGAATGTCCCCATTGTTTATGCAGACCCATTAGAAGCTGTCCGATATGGTGGAAATCAAATTTTGGAAAGAAATAAGACTTCATTGAAGGGATAAAATTTTGACAATATGGTTTAAATTTACAGAGCTGTATTCTAGACCCAAAAAACATCTGTGGAAAAGTTGGATTTTTCACTAAAATAAGGATGACCAGTGGCATTAGTGCATAggattgcttttaaaatttctcaATTAATGTGATGACCtgtatgtttataatttaaaactgCTAGCACCTGTGATCTGGGAGGCCCCATGCGTAAACAGATACGGGAACttgatactacatgtatcagtgtGAAGCTGCAGGACTGACTCTCCATCGTTACACAAGTGTGTGTTCTTTCTCTTTGTTTATGATTACCAGTGATGATAGAGTAATAAATCAATCAAGAAGGATTACTTAGTGTTATTCAGTTTTGAGGCAAGACAAGCTGTTCCGCCATCTACTGTGCGTCTCTAGCAATAGGCATTTCCGGTtcgaatgtaaacaaaaagccGATTTCTCGTCTGTCAATCAAATCTGaggaaatttgaatttctggatcacttcaaaattttgaatatgaatttCTAAAGTAGTAATGcatcaataataattattttactaTCTAGAGATGCCTTTCAGTTTACTTTAGTTGcatgacaaaatttaattaaaagattttgctgattaaagtgtaaattcaGAAATTTCTTCTCTGAAGTGAAAGGTggcaagaaaattgaaatttcctcCATTTTCCTCATTGGCTGCTATTTATACCCCAGACCGATCTTAAACCACGCAGCTATAATAAGGCTGGccgattaatttcacagcgatattagcaagtcacttgtctgtacttcataagatatgacgtcatagttaactttgacgtcacgatttgcattcctttcgatcgttcttagggaatgtatcgtaacgtaataagtgatattcattgtgcataatgaaaccgcttcattcctttacatagacactgttataAATGCTActgatactaaattcaatatcaccgatatggactataaaaaaaatcaacagttttaaagtttCGTAATAGGTAGATAATTATTCATAAACTAACAgttttgagactccccctgctacgtgtaatctaatgaatggtgatatgtatatgcatataaaaacgGCTTGgcgcaagtgaaagataaaaacaatcttagtatattttacgggaaatcgggagagaaaataagtaccaatattaatcttgctgggggaaacctaccaattgacccgattttgtgtaaatcgagcctaaaaggtaaaaatgtgcctaatttcgatggcagtgcgaaatgttttgacaatatttcaaataaacgaaatatttatatgaacccccagcaagaactgcaaaatacattacttatcgaaggatttttcataaaaatatttttgatttattgtcattattcacttgtgccgatgcgatttttatagattatttaccgtgttagaatacacccgtcacgtgcttaagaaaaatatatgacgtcacaaaaatatatcaaatatagtGTAGGATTtcactgttaatttatgtaataaaagtttaaagaaactcgctcggttaaagtattttttgataattagaatagtatcatttttcgatatatatttagcttcggacagccttaacatagctgcGCAGGCGTACATCTCTAAATTCctattacataaattaacagcGATATCCAACACTTTACttaatgcatttttgtgacgtcatatgttctTTTTAAGCACGTGATGTGCGTAACACGACAAATAATCTGTataaatcgcatcggcgcaagCTTAAGTGATTTATgacattaaatgaaaaatatttttatggaaAATCCTTAGATCAGTAACGTATTTTGCAAATCTTGCTGGgggtttatataaatatttcatttatttgaaatattgtcaaaacatttcgcgCCATCATCAAAATTAGGCAAATTTATACCTTTTAAactcgatttacacaaaatcagGTCAATTGATAGCTCACAAGCAAAATTCACATTGTTacctttttttctctcaatatatatcacataaaatatgtaaagattGTATCGATCTTTCACTTGCGCCAAGCTGTTTTTTACATGCAAATAACTATCTCCATTCATTAGTTTACACATAGCAGGAGGAGTCTGAAAACCATTAGATTATTGATAGTTATGTACCTAATACGGGGCTTTAAAACTGCTGATTTGTTGACACTCAATATTGATAATATTGGAACTAGTATCCctagtatttacaacagtgtcAATAAATGAATCAAACGGTTTTATGATGTTCAATAAAATTCTCTTcttacgttacgatacattccctgagaatgatggaaaggaatgcagatcatgacgtcaaagttaattatgacgtcatatcttatgaagtacagacaagtgactttctacatatcgctgtgaaatCAACGGGCCACGGAGTTGTCCTTCTCTTAGATGAGCGGTGCCCCAAGACTAATGAGCCTCATCTACCTAAAGCATTGGTTTTCAGGCGCCAGATAACTCGCCTTTGTCCCTTCTCCAATAAGTTATGAGCAGTTCCGCCGGGCTTTTACAAGCCACACAAGCAGGCTAGAATTTGGACTTGGTTGTCAGAGGCTATTAGAGGCGCAAGCCATGAGGAGCACTCTGTAGTCAATGGGAGCTTATCCCCAATGCCATCCCTTGGCTATAACAACCTTTGGAACCAACTATATTTATCTGGAAGGGATTAAAGATTATTATGGTCAAATGATAGcatcaaatatttaacttttaattttagaCAATTTTGTTAAGAAATGATTAAGTTCAGCAGCTGGTATTTTCCGCATAAGGTACTAAAAATCGAAACTCTTGAatatgaacatacatgtatctggtaTATGTTTAAGTTATCTGAAacacaaagaactatatatggtttgagcctaaaatggccccctaaaatgaacattgtcattttactgtaattctttgtttaatttgtacaaatgtacatttgaagttttttcataattttcattttgatttaagtgcccacaattaaaaaatatgacatcttaaagtttaccttttcccgccattttctcatttttagcataaaacggcttggtttgaagcagtttttctttaaggaaacattgagcgactgcttgaacaaacaaaatattttcaccaaagatgtatctttccAATAGTGACAacaagttcgttcttgttcaaagactcgctctatatttcccactcgagaaaagataagaaaaatgtcaatttttgattgattttgattgaattataaaaatagcgtcacttctgacgtcatatactgccaatgagtgcatattaattaaataaataggtgaaaaacatatttcatgtcaactcttttataaaaaaaaaaaaccaaaaaaattaacgTACATGAATCATCTAAAAAAAACCGAATTATTGGGGCCAAATTTGAGTAATagatatcatatatagttctttcctAGTAAGTGGAAAATTGTAGGAGGAGTcattaagttaaaaaatttgtatttttgcattaatttttgtaatggaAAAGGGTATGGGGAGGGGTTTAAACACGAATGctataattaaatatttcccTTTTGTTGCTACATTAATTACATGGGCTCTGTACCTTAAATTTAATCAATGAACAtaacaataaaatgtaaaagttaTAATATACCatgcaaaatatgcaaaaataaacaacGCGTATATACAAATGGCACCTTCCTGTAATGCGGAAGATATACGATTGTCAATTCAGTGATTGGCACTAATATATCCTTTGTAGATAATAATTCAACTATAATTGTAaagacaaaattaatataatgttGATAGTAGGTTTTATAAGGTGTAGCAGGCTTTGGAAGATGCACAACGGAAATGTGCTTCTGTGCCTAAGTTAACAACAAGGAAGTGAAGGGGCAATATGATAAACGGGTATATTAAGGATGGATGTCCATTTTACACGGTTGACATACTAGTGGTTGATTATTCGAGGCCTTTAGTTGAGCGATAGTCGAGTTCTCATTCAGCTATTTAAAACCATGTTTCCTtttcaattgaatttaaaattatgCTGCACTCATacacattttattgtaaacttaaaagtattaaaaaacatataatatatttactattcaatttattttaaatcaaatacattaacatttgatttaaaataaattgagtaGGATTTTATATTGGTATATTGGCAAATGTCCTGGTTTTCCCTTTTCTCGTGACGCTTACGCATATGATTGAGTTCATCTTAGGCAAATCATATATCACATGGTCCATGTTAAGTAATTGTCCGTGTCTAATCAACAATCAAgcattaatgattaaaaaaaaacaaacaccttgagataattattgatatgataaaatttatttagtatacaaacatttaatacaaaacataacaaattagaagaaaaataaattgttttaaaatacatgtcgGTCCAGTAAGtttatcaaaagaaatcaattaataGCCGATCAAATAAATACACCAGAGACACCTATGAAAAAGTATAACTTAAGAACAAACATGCCTAGTAAAGAAAACAGTTATTTTCGTTCGTAGCCAAAACAACTGCAGcttcaagaaaaaatatattaaacgttatgaattttaattactttattaCGAATAATCGGCTTAAAACAATTTAGTCGATGGTAGTGTGACCGAGCgatcaaattaattattaaggttttccgctgggagcggaaaaccttactattattctgaaaaaatttcaaatttcttcttatttttttctttcttctagACGctaactttgatccttaatatttcgctcgtttgttcatcgattgttttgaaattttcaggactgataacatgccgcgtgatgttgtcgttgcatattttagttggagaaaaatccctatccggttttgagttattccccttttagtaaaatttaacgacttcttttgtccaggggggtttagcttcaacgatgactggcagagtctcaaagatgggctggtttggaagctaatacattgaatttgtgcgagatatattttatttattatttaaatgcaaataaaaggggtggtaaagatgttgaaacaaaggtaagaaaaaaaatcaaaaaaattcgcgtattttccgtgttagttttctacctgataaaaatttgttataacatgaattttaaaagttcttggtcttacccagacctttcattcggtataccgaaaaaggggctggcccctataattagggagttagaggcgtccaaagtttcttgtcaataacttaaaaaggaataaaaatgtctaatgcattattgaagcaaagttgtaaagaaattaattttgaatccttccatggtattcaatttaattttttcgtaatttatagtcagtatttgcagaaacaattgttgtcagttcggtccatttttgtgggggtgcgcacgtttatgaggttatgaaagggcttcttgtaatgca containing:
- the LOC136276376 gene encoding uncharacterized protein, which encodes MNEYVERLAHQCFHNQFVIGGSIFFHKRIHKATSRSSDRVTENQIDHICINKKFCRAWKDVGVMRGADIPSDHHLLMTAVRFLFKKFNYITNKMKKYKGRLLKTKEVKTAFHLNLSNRFQPLQDQLESTDTNIATQWSISARYTLKQLDFRKEKKVVLNNSRTRAAKAKAQEEYTADKEVKKNIRIDKSDHIGNLAKEAEEAGGQGNLNLVAECIPEDWKEGIFNKLPKKEDLRECSKYRGIMLLSVPGKVLNRRLLDERISKAVNPKLRNQQAGFRSNRSCADQIASLRFIIEQSLVWKFPLYVNFIDYEKKFDSVDRETLWKIPRHFGIPEKHVSLFRIKYQGNLCWPNVCQFRSQNRRMFAVAISLPPCYRLASEDCYIRLEEWNTVNTPDTT